The following DNA comes from Dehalococcoidales bacterium.
TCCTTTACTGCTTATTATCATATTCTCCTTACTTACTTGGCTGTTTACCAACAAATTAACCGCCGTTTTTAGTTTAATCGGTTTGTTACTGGTGTGGAATATGGGGCTTTGGCCGCAAATGATCAACACTTTGGTTCTTGTGGTTGTTGCCGTTGTGATTGCGCTGTTTATCGGTATCCCCACTGGAATAATGATGACACGCAGCCGTAGACTTGAAGGGACAATGACCCCGATTCTTGATTTTATGCAGACTATGCCCGCATTTGTTTATCTTATTCCGGCGGTGATGTTATTTGGTATCGGGGTGGTTCCCGGTCTTTTTGCTACGGTTATATTTGCCGTGCCGCCGCCTGTGCGGCTAACTTATCTTGGCATAACACAGGTACCGGAAGAAACAAAGGAAATGGCAATTTCATTTGGCGCTACCGATCGGCAGGTGCTAACAAAGGTTGAATTACCGCTTTCGCTGCCCAGTATTATGGCAGGCGTTAACCAGTGCATCATGCTCGGTATTTCAATGGTGGTTATCGCTTCGATGATTGGCGCCGAAGGGCTTGGTGCAGTGGTAATGCGTTCGGTTAGCCGGCTTGATTTGGCACTCGGTTTTGAAAGCGGGCTTGCCATTGTGGTTTTAGCAATGGTTCTTGACAGGGTTAGCCGCAATATCGGCTCGGGTAAGCCCACTCCTTTATCCGCAATAATTGAAAGATATAAAGACCGCAAAAAGGGTCAGAAGGAAATAGAGCAATCGGCTGAAGAAGCTTAATTAAATGATTGCATAGAAAGGAGGGGATGACGAATAGATAAAGTTTCCGTAAGGATAACCTAAAACTATTAGAAAGAGGAGGACAACATGTTCAAAAAAATCGGTTATTTAATGGCAGCAATGTTTGTTGCCTTGTTTTTATCGGCCGGAATGTTAGTCGGCTGTGATTCAGATTCAAAAACTATCAAAATCCCCTATGTTCAATGGGCTTGTGCCGAAGCTGAAGCCCATCTGGCTCAAGTAATTTTAGAAGAAATGGGCTACAAAGTGGAACTCAGTGTCGTCCAAGCCGGCGTGATGTGGACATCAATTGATACGGGCGATGCGGACGTAATTACAACCGCCTGGCTCCCTTTTACCCATGCCTCTTATTGGGAAAAGTACGGTGATAATTTAGAAAAGCTTGGAGTTTTATTCGATCAGGCCGTACTGGCTTTGGTGGTACCGTCTTATGTAGATATCGATTCAATTGCCGAACTGAAAGATCATAAAGATCAGTTTCAGGGGCGCATTGTCGGAATTGACCCCGGCGCCGGCTTAATGGAAGCAACGCGCAATGCCGTTATGCCGACTTACGGGCTCGAAGATTGGAATCTTATTGAATCCAGCGAAGCGGGAATGATTTCCGAACTCGAACGTGCGATAAATAAAGGAGACTGGGTGGTTGTAACCGGCTGGGCTCCGCATTGGAAGTTCTTTGCTTATGATTTGAAAATGCTTGAAGACCCCGAACTTGCTTTGGGCAGTAACGAAGACATCGCTATTATTGCCAGAAACGGATTTAGTGCGGATTTCCCCGATGCGGCGGCATTTTTATCTAA
Coding sequences within:
- a CDS encoding ABC transporter permease subunit; amino-acid sequence: MPSLELPKLPLGDAIEWLVRWIIKNLGVIFDLMRVVLDAITGVLSSGLLWVYPLLLIIIFSLLTWLFTNKLTAVFSLIGLLLVWNMGLWPQMINTLVLVVVAVVIALFIGIPTGIMMTRSRRLEGTMTPILDFMQTMPAFVYLIPAVMLFGIGVVPGLFATVIFAVPPPVRLTYLGITQVPEETKEMAISFGATDRQVLTKVELPLSLPSIMAGVNQCIMLGISMVVIASMIGAEGLGAVVMRSVSRLDLALGFESGLAIVVLAMVLDRVSRNIGSGKPTPLSAIIERYKDRKKGQKEIEQSAEEA
- a CDS encoding glycine betaine ABC transporter substrate-binding protein, giving the protein MFKKIGYLMAAMFVALFLSAGMLVGCDSDSKTIKIPYVQWACAEAEAHLAQVILEEMGYKVELSVVQAGVMWTSIDTGDADVITTAWLPFTHASYWEKYGDNLEKLGVLFDQAVLALVVPSYVDIDSIAELKDHKDQFQGRIVGIDPGAGLMEATRNAVMPTYGLEDWNLIESSEAGMISELERAINKGDWVVVTGWAPHWKFFAYDLKMLEDPELALGSNEDIAIIARNGFSADFPDAAAFLSNWHITADQLGEVMYMINIEKMDPAEAASIWVEDNRAVVDSWLP